One Pseudomonas tolaasii NCPPB 2192 genomic window carries:
- a CDS encoding NAD(P)H-hydrate dehydratase: protein MPQTKHEITDVQPLLPGHLPQLAARSPDAHKGLFGHLLVIGGDRGFGGAALLSAESALRSGAGMVSLATRPEHVPAALARLPEVMTVGVSSANQLMGLLEKISVIVIGPGLGDAAWGKSLLSVAANAGQPQVWDADALNQLAKGGVSLPANSVITPHPGEAARLLGITTAEVQADRLKVARVLSQTFNAVAILKGAGSLIASPDGRVSRCDQGHPAMATAGLGDVLAGLVGALLAQGMPAYEAGCLAVWLHATAGDRQGSFGRGLAASDLIPAIRQLLEEQSPCLK, encoded by the coding sequence ATGCCGCAGACAAAACACGAAATAACCGACGTGCAGCCCTTGTTGCCCGGCCATTTGCCGCAACTGGCTGCACGCTCCCCGGACGCCCATAAAGGCCTGTTCGGCCACCTGCTGGTCATTGGCGGTGACCGCGGCTTTGGCGGCGCGGCACTGCTGAGCGCCGAAAGCGCGCTGCGCAGCGGGGCCGGCATGGTTTCTTTGGCGACCCGGCCCGAGCACGTGCCTGCCGCGTTGGCGCGCTTGCCGGAAGTCATGACCGTTGGCGTCAGTTCTGCCAACCAACTGATGGGGCTGCTGGAAAAAATCTCCGTCATCGTGATCGGCCCGGGTCTGGGGGACGCTGCCTGGGGTAAAAGCCTGCTGTCCGTCGCCGCCAACGCCGGGCAGCCGCAAGTCTGGGATGCCGACGCCTTGAATCAGCTGGCGAAGGGCGGCGTGAGTTTGCCCGCCAACTCGGTGATCACCCCGCATCCGGGTGAGGCCGCGCGCTTGTTGGGCATCACGACAGCCGAGGTTCAGGCTGACCGCCTTAAGGTGGCGCGCGTTTTAAGTCAGACATTCAATGCAGTGGCTATCCTCAAGGGTGCTGGCAGTTTGATTGCCAGCCCGGACGGACGTGTTTCGCGCTGTGACCAGGGCCATCCGGCGATGGCCACGGCCGGGCTTGGCGATGTGCTGGCGGGTTTGGTGGGGGCTTTGCTTGCCCAGGGCATGCCAGCCTATGAAGCAGGTTGCCTGGCCGTGTGGCTGCACGCCACGGCGGGGGATCGCCAGGGCAGTTTTGGTCGCGGCCTGGCCGCCAGCGACCTGATACCCGCCATTCGACAATTGCTGGAGGAGCAGTCGCCGTGTCTGAAGTAA
- a CDS encoding trimeric intracellular cation channel family protein: MMLLMLYLIAITAEAMTGALSAGRRGMDWFGVVLIACVTALGGGSVRDVLLGHYPLTWVKHPEYLVLTSIAALVTIFIAPLMRRLRSLFLALDALGLVAFTLIGCMTALEMGHGMLVASVSGVITGVFGGILRDIFCNDIPLIFRRELYASVSFLAAWFYMLCLYLELPSEQAILLTLFSGFLLRLLAIRFHWEMPKFVYNDDVH; the protein is encoded by the coding sequence ATCATGCTGTTGATGCTCTACCTCATCGCCATCACCGCCGAAGCCATGACCGGTGCCTTGTCCGCCGGCCGGCGCGGCATGGACTGGTTTGGTGTGGTGCTGATCGCCTGCGTCACGGCCCTGGGCGGTGGTTCGGTGCGCGATGTGCTGTTGGGGCATTACCCGCTGACGTGGGTCAAGCACCCGGAATACCTGGTGCTGACCTCCATCGCGGCACTGGTGACGATCTTCATCGCGCCGCTGATGCGCCGCCTGCGCTCGTTGTTTCTGGCGCTGGACGCCCTGGGGCTGGTGGCCTTCACGTTGATCGGCTGCATGACCGCCCTGGAAATGGGCCACGGCATGCTGGTGGCCTCGGTCAGTGGCGTGATCACCGGGGTGTTCGGCGGCATCCTGCGCGACATCTTCTGCAACGACATTCCGCTGATCTTCCGACGCGAGCTGTACGCCAGCGTGTCGTTCCTCGCCGCCTGGTTTTACATGCTGTGCCTGTATCTGGAACTGCCCAGCGAGCAGGCGATTCTGCTGACCCTGTTCAGCGGTTTTCTATTGCGCCTGCTGGCGATCCGTTTTCACTGGGAAATGCCCAAGTTTGTCTACAACGACGACGTACACTGA
- a CDS encoding N-acetylmuramoyl-L-alanine amidase produces the protein MRFRALVTVVGVLLAAMTFNALAASQVKSVRLWRAPDNTRLVFDLSGPVQHSVFTLSSPDRLVIDINGATLAAPLKVSTANTPITAMRSAQRTPTDLRVVIDLKKAVTPKSFSLAPNAQYGNRLVVDLFDNAADANPTPAPAPSVATVPAVPVNPSQPQVKLPPPPPAPAGKRDIIVVIDAGHGGEDPGASGSRGQHEKDVVLAIARELQRQVNAMKGYRAELTRTGDYFIPLRGRTEIARKKGADLFVSIHADAAPSAAAFGASVFALSDRGATSETARWLADSENRSDLIGGAGNVSLDDKDKMLAGVLLDLSMTASLTSSLNVGQKVLSNIGRVTSLHKQRVEQAGFMVLKSPDIPSILVETGFISNSNEASKLASSSHQQALARSISAGIRQFFQQNPPPGTYIAWLRDSGKIAQGPRDHRVQPGDTLAMLAVRFQVSPATLRSANNLKTDELKVGQVLTIPGTELAAQ, from the coding sequence ATGCGCTTTCGCGCGTTGGTTACTGTCGTAGGGGTGTTGCTTGCGGCAATGACGTTCAATGCTCTGGCTGCTTCTCAGGTGAAAAGTGTTCGCCTGTGGCGAGCGCCGGATAACACGCGACTGGTGTTCGACCTGTCTGGCCCGGTCCAGCACAGTGTTTTTACCCTGTCCTCGCCTGATCGTCTGGTGATCGACATCAACGGTGCAACCCTGGCCGCGCCGTTGAAAGTCTCCACCGCCAATACCCCGATTACCGCCATGCGCTCGGCCCAGCGCACGCCGACTGACTTGCGCGTGGTCATCGACCTGAAAAAGGCCGTGACACCGAAAAGCTTTTCTCTGGCGCCCAACGCGCAATACGGCAACCGGCTGGTGGTCGACCTGTTCGACAACGCCGCCGATGCCAACCCGACGCCAGCCCCTGCGCCAAGCGTAGCCACCGTGCCTGCCGTGCCGGTCAACCCGTCGCAACCGCAGGTCAAGCTGCCGCCTCCACCGCCGGCCCCGGCGGGCAAGCGCGACATTATCGTGGTGATCGACGCGGGCCACGGCGGTGAAGACCCGGGGGCTTCCGGCTCGCGCGGCCAGCACGAGAAAGACGTGGTGTTGGCCATCGCCCGGGAATTGCAGCGTCAGGTTAACGCGATGAAAGGCTATCGCGCCGAGCTGACGCGTACCGGCGACTACTTCATCCCATTGCGTGGCCGTACTGAAATTGCGCGCAAGAAAGGCGCTGACCTGTTCGTGTCGATCCACGCCGACGCCGCCCCTTCAGCGGCCGCGTTTGGTGCTTCGGTGTTTGCGTTGTCGGATCGCGGAGCCACGTCCGAGACCGCGCGCTGGCTGGCCGACAGTGAAAACCGTTCCGACCTGATCGGCGGTGCCGGCAACGTGTCCCTCGATGACAAGGACAAAATGCTCGCGGGTGTGCTGCTCGACCTGTCGATGACCGCCTCGCTGACGTCCAGCCTGAACGTCGGCCAGAAAGTTTTGAGCAACATTGGCCGGGTGACCTCGCTGCATAAACAGCGTGTGGAACAGGCCGGGTTCATGGTGTTGAAGTCGCCGGACATTCCGTCGATCCTGGTGGAAACCGGGTTCATCTCCAACTCCAACGAAGCCTCGAAGCTGGCCAGCTCCAGCCACCAGCAGGCGCTGGCGCGTTCGATCAGCGCCGGTATTCGCCAGTTCTTCCAGCAGAACCCGCCGCCGGGTACGTATATCGCCTGGCTGCGTGACTCCGGGAAAATCGCCCAGGGCCCGCGTGACCATCGCGTGCAGCCCGGCGACACGCTGGCCATGCTGGCCGTGCGTTTCCAGGTATCGCCCGCCACACTGCGCAGCGCGAATAACCTGAAAACCGATGAACTGAAAGTCGGCCAGGTGTTGACCATCCCCGGCACTGAATTGGCGGCGCAGTAA
- the rsgA gene encoding small ribosomal subunit biogenesis GTPase RsgA, with amino-acid sequence MAKRQLNRRQNWRIEKIQGERAARAAKRESSAVEALEGGDLGPEQTGLVIAHFGVQVEVEALEGELAGQVFRCHLRANLPALVTGDQVVWRAGNQGIGVIVAQLPRTTELRRPDSRGQLKPVAANVDMIVIVFAPLPEPHANLIDRYLVAAEHAGIRPLLLLNKFDLIDEQNAPALNALLAVYRTLGYPVLEVSAHHGNGMEQLQQQLDGRISVFVGQSGVGKSSLVNSLLPEVETRVGPLSELSGQGTHTTTTARLFHFPGGGELIDSPGIREFGLGHVSRSDVEAGFIEFNDLIGTCRFRDCKHDREPGCALLKALEEGRVQQQRMNSYRSIIASLPESSY; translated from the coding sequence ATGGCCAAACGCCAGCTCAATCGCCGCCAAAACTGGCGCATCGAAAAGATTCAGGGTGAGCGCGCCGCTCGCGCTGCCAAACGTGAATCCTCCGCCGTGGAAGCGCTGGAAGGCGGCGACCTGGGCCCCGAACAAACGGGGCTGGTGATCGCGCACTTTGGTGTGCAGGTCGAGGTCGAGGCCCTCGAAGGCGAACTGGCCGGCCAGGTGTTCCGCTGTCACTTGCGCGCCAACCTGCCCGCACTGGTGACCGGTGATCAGGTGGTATGGCGCGCCGGCAACCAGGGGATCGGCGTTATCGTCGCCCAACTGCCGCGCACCACCGAGCTGCGTCGCCCGGACAGCCGCGGCCAGCTCAAGCCGGTGGCGGCCAACGTCGACATGATCGTGATCGTGTTCGCGCCCTTGCCCGAGCCCCATGCCAACCTGATCGACCGCTACCTCGTCGCCGCCGAGCACGCCGGCATCCGCCCGCTATTGCTGTTGAACAAATTCGATCTGATCGACGAGCAGAACGCTCCGGCGCTTAACGCGTTGCTGGCGGTTTACCGCACCCTGGGTTACCCGGTGCTGGAAGTCTCGGCGCATCACGGTAATGGCATGGAACAGCTGCAACAGCAGTTGGACGGGCGCATCAGCGTGTTTGTCGGCCAGTCGGGCGTGGGTAAATCCTCGCTGGTCAACAGCCTGTTGCCGGAAGTCGAAACCCGCGTGGGCCCGTTGTCGGAACTGTCCGGCCAGGGCACCCACACCACCACCACCGCGCGGTTGTTCCACTTCCCGGGCGGCGGTGAGCTGATCGACTCCCCGGGCATCCGCGAATTCGGCCTCGGCCACGTCAGCCGCAGCGACGTGGAAGCGGGCTTCATCGAGTTCAACGACCTGATCGGCACCTGCCGCTTCCGCGACTGCAAACACGACCGCGAGCCGGGGTGTGCCTTGCTCAAGGCGCTGGAAGAGGGCCGCGTTCAGCAGCAGCGGATGAACAGCTACCGGTCGATCATTGCGAGCTTGCCGGAGAGCAGTTACTAA
- the motA gene encoding flagellar motor stator protein MotA: MAKIIGIIVVIASVLGGYVLSHGKIAALIQPFEVLIIGGAAFGAFLQANPGYMTMHVVKKSLGMFSSRFSHTFYLDVLGLIYEILNKSRREGMMAIEGDIEDAAASPIFAKYPAVLKDERMTAYICDYLRIMSSGNMAPHELEGLFDMELFSLKEELEHPSHAVTGIADGMPGFGIVAAVLGIVVTMASLGEGDQKAIGMHVGAALVGTFFGILAAYGFFGPLATSLAHDAKEEVNLYEAIKACLVASASGMPPSLAVEFGRKVLYPKHRPSFAELEQAVRGR, translated from the coding sequence ATGGCTAAAATTATCGGCATCATCGTCGTCATCGCAAGCGTGCTGGGTGGATACGTTCTGTCCCACGGTAAAATTGCCGCGCTGATCCAGCCTTTTGAAGTGCTGATTATTGGGGGTGCTGCGTTTGGTGCATTCCTGCAGGCCAACCCCGGATACATGACCATGCATGTGGTCAAGAAATCACTGGGCATGTTCAGCTCGCGCTTCTCCCACACCTTCTACCTGGATGTGCTGGGGCTGATCTACGAGATCCTCAACAAGAGCCGCCGCGAAGGCATGATGGCCATCGAGGGCGACATCGAAGACGCCGCCGCCAGCCCGATTTTCGCCAAGTACCCGGCCGTGCTCAAAGATGAGCGCATGACCGCGTACATCTGTGATTACCTGCGCATCATGTCTTCCGGCAACATGGCTCCCCACGAGCTGGAAGGTCTGTTCGACATGGAGCTGTTCAGCCTGAAGGAAGAGCTGGAGCACCCCTCACACGCGGTGACCGGCATCGCCGACGGCATGCCCGGTTTCGGTATCGTCGCGGCGGTACTGGGTATCGTGGTGACCATGGCGTCCCTGGGCGAAGGTGACCAGAAGGCCATCGGCATGCACGTGGGCGCGGCCCTCGTCGGTACCTTCTTCGGTATTCTCGCGGCCTATGGTTTTTTCGGCCCGCTCGCCACCTCCCTGGCCCACGATGCCAAGGAAGAAGTGAATCTGTACGAAGCGATCAAGGCTTGCCTGGTGGCTTCGGCGTCGGGCATGCCGCCATCGCTGGCGGTGGAGTTCGGGCGCAAGGTGCTGTACCCGAAACACCGCCCAAGTTTTGCCGAGTTGGAACAAGCGGTTCGCGGTCGTTAA
- the tsaE gene encoding tRNA (adenosine(37)-N6)-threonylcarbamoyltransferase complex ATPase subunit type 1 TsaE: protein MSEVTLFLADEGAMVAFGHRIAQVTAGAGLIFLEGDLGAGKTTLSRGIIRGLGHTGAVKSPTFTLVEPYEIGAIRAFHFDLYRLVDPEELEYMGIRDYFDEDALCLIEWPDKGTGFLPKPDLTITITPHETGRQLKLLPQSARGQSWCAALALEFK, encoded by the coding sequence GTGTCTGAAGTAACCCTTTTCCTGGCCGATGAAGGCGCGATGGTCGCGTTCGGTCATCGCATCGCTCAGGTGACGGCTGGCGCCGGGCTGATTTTTCTCGAGGGCGACCTGGGGGCGGGCAAGACCACGCTGTCACGCGGGATTATTCGTGGTCTGGGCCACACCGGGGCAGTCAAAAGCCCTACGTTCACACTGGTTGAACCCTACGAGATTGGGGCAATCCGCGCCTTCCACTTCGACCTCTATCGCCTGGTCGACCCTGAAGAGCTGGAGTACATGGGCATTCGTGATTACTTCGATGAAGACGCACTGTGCCTGATCGAGTGGCCAGATAAAGGCACAGGCTTTTTGCCAAAGCCGGACCTGACCATTACCATTACGCCGCATGAAACAGGACGTCAGCTGAAGTTGTTGCCCCAGAGCGCGCGCGGCCAGTCGTGGTGCGCCGCTTTGGCATTGGAATTCAAATAA
- the motB gene encoding flagellar motor protein MotB: MENNQPIIIKRVKRFAAGHHGGAWKIAFADFATAMMAFFLVLWLMSTATPEQKIAIAGYFKDPIGFSESGTPFVIDLGGSPQLAPERTINPEIKTESPQENIPIEREKVETMAEQVEKERLELLLQELQTKVEENPQLLKFKDQISFEITPEGLRIQITDAANRPMFDSGSARLKPYFEDILLAMADTIKAVPNKISISGHTDAKPYAGQGDFGNWELSANRANAARRALVAGSYPDPQVARVVGFASSQLFDQQDPFNPVNRRIDIVVLTKKAQRAIEGDQGAAPAPTPGEGAPGEVPADPNAIPPGQEPLPAHELRQKLNLFDDGGVKDPTAPKAE; the protein is encoded by the coding sequence ATGGAAAACAACCAGCCGATAATCATCAAGCGCGTCAAGCGCTTCGCTGCGGGGCACCATGGCGGCGCCTGGAAAATCGCCTTTGCCGACTTCGCGACGGCGATGATGGCGTTCTTCCTGGTGCTGTGGCTGATGTCCACCGCTACGCCGGAACAGAAGATCGCCATCGCCGGTTATTTCAAGGACCCGATCGGCTTTTCGGAAAGCGGCACGCCGTTTGTGATCGACCTGGGCGGCTCGCCGCAGTTGGCGCCCGAGCGCACCATCAACCCGGAAATCAAGACCGAATCGCCGCAGGAAAATATTCCGATCGAGCGCGAAAAGGTCGAGACCATGGCCGAGCAGGTCGAGAAGGAACGCCTGGAATTGCTGCTGCAGGAGCTGCAGACCAAGGTCGAAGAAAACCCGCAACTGCTCAAATTCAAGGACCAGATTTCCTTCGAGATCACGCCTGAGGGGCTGCGTATCCAGATCACCGATGCCGCCAACCGGCCGATGTTCGACTCCGGCAGCGCGCGCCTGAAACCGTATTTTGAAGACATCCTGCTGGCCATGGCCGATACCATTAAAGCGGTGCCGAACAAGATCAGCATCAGCGGCCACACCGACGCCAAGCCTTACGCGGGGCAGGGCGACTTCGGCAACTGGGAGCTGTCGGCCAACCGTGCCAACGCCGCACGCCGTGCGCTGGTGGCGGGCAGCTACCCGGACCCGCAAGTGGCGCGGGTGGTGGGCTTTGCCTCTTCGCAGTTGTTTGATCAACAGGATCCGTTCAACCCGGTCAACCGCCGGATCGACATCGTGGTGCTGACCAAAAAGGCCCAGCGTGCGATTGAAGGGGATCAAGGTGCCGCGCCCGCTCCGACGCCGGGTGAAGGTGCGCCGGGTGAAGTGCCGGCGGACCCGAATGCCATCCCACCGGGGCAGGAGCCGTTGCCGGCCCATGAACTGCGGCAGAAGCTGAACCTGTTTGATGATGGTGGGGTGAAGGATCCTACGGCGCCTAAGGCGGAATGA
- a CDS encoding HDOD domain-containing protein produces the protein MANETTVPTAKPTTLAAWIKRLDDVLLPVPQASHERVCKAIRDSRSSLRDIAELMQNSPALVLAVMREANSHTHGSLSEPAENLEIALNRLGLKRAEALLVRLPSVPEKEIPVALRQLLLISQHASQQANGLFASRLARLWQDIHWGSLLFLSPLWPMAVAFPKLLEEWELRVIHKGQSARRVEHELFGVRLLDLCLGLTEAWHLPIWVSQGYTLLLTEQRLLVKALHIAREDDALRHQQRLDAEPNLRRWLNQPANTVLLANGLAMSAQESWTCPHTERWQYLTALYLQAPLGDVQQQVHQQAVTSARTTLMPDLWHPALSLIWPWHVQKVHRGLLPAPPPTAESLAVWRKRCTELLVEPSRFANAMHLTTCAREALVASGMQRVLLFMADRALSTLRVHQADGLPRDAAHLSLDVVNSTLLQRLLEKSAQVRLTPANHAQFSALLPPILRRLFTGEHLLLRSLSCNGRVVMLMVADQGGGPFSETTVQAFGKTAQCIEKALHSFTNRSA, from the coding sequence ATGGCCAATGAAACGACAGTCCCAACTGCAAAACCCACCACCCTCGCCGCGTGGATCAAGCGCCTGGACGATGTGTTGTTGCCCGTCCCGCAAGCCAGCCACGAGCGCGTGTGCAAAGCCATTCGCGACAGCCGCAGTTCATTGCGAGACATTGCCGAGCTGATGCAAAACAGCCCGGCGCTGGTGCTCGCGGTGATGCGCGAAGCCAACAGCCATACCCATGGCAGCCTGTCGGAGCCGGCGGAAAACCTCGAAATCGCGCTGAACCGCCTGGGCCTGAAACGCGCCGAAGCATTGCTGGTGCGTCTGCCCTCGGTACCCGAGAAAGAAATTCCTGTGGCGCTGCGCCAACTGCTGCTGATCAGCCAGCATGCCTCCCAACAAGCCAACGGTTTGTTCGCCAGCCGACTTGCGCGGCTGTGGCAGGACATTCATTGGGGCAGCCTGCTGTTTCTGTCGCCGTTGTGGCCGATGGCCGTGGCCTTTCCCAAACTGCTGGAAGAATGGGAACTGCGGGTGATCCACAAAGGCCAGTCGGCGCGCCGGGTCGAGCATGAACTGTTCGGCGTACGTCTGCTGGACCTGTGCCTGGGCCTGACCGAAGCCTGGCACCTGCCGATCTGGGTATCCCAGGGCTACACCCTGCTATTGACCGAGCAACGTTTGCTGGTCAAGGCGCTGCACATCGCCCGCGAAGATGACGCCCTGCGCCATCAACAACGGCTGGATGCCGAACCCAACCTGCGACGCTGGTTGAACCAGCCCGCCAACACCGTATTGCTGGCCAACGGGCTGGCGATGTCGGCTCAGGAATCCTGGACCTGCCCGCACACCGAGCGCTGGCAATACCTCACCGCGCTTTACCTGCAAGCGCCGCTGGGCGACGTGCAGCAGCAGGTTCACCAGCAAGCCGTCACCAGCGCCCGCACCACCTTGATGCCCGACCTGTGGCACCCGGCGCTGTCGCTGATCTGGCCGTGGCATGTGCAGAAGGTCCACCGCGGTTTGCTGCCGGCGCCACCGCCCACTGCCGAATCGTTAGCCGTCTGGCGCAAACGCTGCACCGAGCTGCTCGTCGAACCGAGCCGATTTGCCAACGCCATGCACCTGACCACCTGCGCCAGGGAAGCTCTGGTTGCCAGCGGCATGCAGCGCGTGTTGCTGTTTATGGCGGACCGCGCCCTGAGCACCTTGCGCGTGCACCAGGCCGACGGATTGCCCAGGGACGCCGCACACCTGAGCCTGGACGTGGTCAACAGCACGCTGCTGCAGCGCCTGCTGGAAAAATCCGCCCAGGTGCGCCTCACCCCGGCCAATCACGCACAATTCTCTGCACTGCTGCCACCGATCCTGCGCCGGCTGTTCACCGGCGAACATTTGCTGCTGCGCTCACTGAGCTGCAATGGTCGCGTGGTGATGCTGATGGTCGCCGACCAGGGCGGCGGGCCGTTCTCGGAGACGACGGTGCAAGCCTTTGGTAAAACCGCTCAATGCATCGAAAAGGCGCTGCACAGCTTTACCAACCGCAGCGCCTGA
- the orn gene encoding oligoribonuclease → MQNPQNLIWIDLEMTGLNPDTDVIIEMATIVTDSNLNTLAEGPVIAIHHSDAVLATMDEWNTRTHGNSGLTQRVRDSRISMAEAEAETIAFLEKWVPKGKSPICGNSICQDRRFLYTHMKGLESYFHYRNLDVSTLKELAARWAPEVKDSFHKGSTHLALDDIRESIAELQHYRKHFIKA, encoded by the coding sequence ATGCAAAACCCACAGAACCTGATTTGGATCGATCTGGAAATGACCGGTCTGAACCCCGACACTGACGTCATCATCGAGATGGCGACCATTGTCACCGACAGCAACCTCAACACCTTGGCCGAAGGTCCGGTGATCGCGATCCACCACAGCGACGCCGTGCTCGCCACCATGGACGAGTGGAATACCCGCACCCACGGCAACTCCGGCCTGACCCAGCGCGTGCGCGACAGCCGTATCAGCATGGCCGAAGCCGAAGCCGAAACCATCGCCTTTCTGGAAAAGTGGGTGCCCAAGGGCAAGTCGCCGATCTGCGGCAACAGTATCTGCCAGGACCGTCGCTTCCTTTATACGCACATGAAAGGGCTGGAAAGTTACTTCCACTACCGCAACCTGGACGTGTCCACCCTCAAAGAGCTGGCCGCGCGCTGGGCGCCGGAAGTCAAGGACAGCTTCCATAAAGGCAGCACCCATTTGGCGCTGGATGATATTCGCGAGTCGATTGCCGAGTTGCAGCATTACCGCAAGCATTTCATCAAGGCTTGA
- the queG gene encoding tRNA epoxyqueuosine(34) reductase QueG, translating into MPAITSDLPALAQSIKDWGRELGFQQVGISGLDLAEHEQHLQRWLDAGYHGEMEYMGAHGSKRSHPDELVPGTLRVVSLRMDYLPGDTQMAQLLAKPEKAYISRYALGRDYHKLIRKRVQQLADRIQAQIGPFGFRAFVDSAPVLEKAIAEKAGLGWIGKNTLVLNRKAGSYFFLSELFVDLPLPVDPPHSTEHCGRCTACLDICPTNAFVGPYVLDARRCISYLTIELKNAIPEDLRPLIGNRVFGCDDCQIVCPWNRFARATGESDFKPRHNLDNAELAELFMWDEEKFLSSTEGSPLRRAGYERWLRNLAVGLGNAPSSIPVLEALKARRDYPSELVREHVEWALNQHAARQCTSSL; encoded by the coding sequence ATGCCTGCTATTACCTCCGATCTGCCCGCCCTCGCCCAATCGATCAAAGACTGGGGCCGCGAGTTGGGCTTTCAACAAGTCGGCATCAGCGGCCTGGACCTGGCCGAGCATGAACAACACTTGCAACGCTGGCTCGACGCGGGTTACCACGGCGAGATGGAGTACATGGGCGCCCACGGCAGCAAACGCTCGCACCCCGATGAACTGGTGCCGGGCACCTTGCGCGTGGTCTCACTGCGCATGGATTATCTGCCGGGCGACACGCAAATGGCGCAGTTGCTGGCAAAGCCGGAAAAAGCCTACATCTCGCGCTACGCCCTGGGCCGCGACTATCACAAGCTGATCCGCAAGCGCGTGCAGCAACTGGCCGACCGCATCCAGGCGCAGATTGGGCCATTCGGCTTTCGCGCATTTGTCGACAGCGCGCCGGTGCTGGAAAAAGCCATCGCCGAAAAGGCCGGCCTCGGCTGGATCGGCAAAAACACGCTGGTGCTCAACCGCAAGGCCGGCAGCTATTTCTTCCTGAGCGAGCTGTTTGTCGACTTGCCGCTCCCCGTCGACCCGCCCCACAGCACCGAGCACTGCGGCCGCTGTACCGCTTGCCTGGACATTTGCCCGACCAACGCGTTCGTCGGACCCTACGTGCTCGACGCCCGGCGCTGCATTTCCTACCTGACCATCGAACTCAAGAACGCCATACCCGAAGACCTGCGCCCCCTGATCGGCAACCGGGTGTTCGGCTGCGATGACTGTCAGATCGTTTGCCCGTGGAATCGTTTCGCCCGCGCCACCGGCGAAAGCGATTTCAAGCCACGGCATAACCTGGACAACGCCGAGCTGGCCGAATTGTTTATGTGGGATGAGGAAAAATTCCTCAGCAGCACCGAAGGCTCGCCGCTGCGTCGTGCCGGTTATGAGCGCTGGCTGCGCAACCTGGCGGTGGGGTTGGGCAATGCACCGTCGAGCATTCCAGTGCTCGAAGCGTTGAAGGCACGCCGGGATTACCCGTCAGAATTGGTACGCGAACACGTCGAGTGGGCGCTGAATCAGCACGCCGCGCGTCAGTGTACGTCGTCGTTGTAG